Genomic segment of Caldilineales bacterium:
TTTGAACTCCTTTGACGAGCGGACCTAGAGAGGGTCCGAAGGAAACAAGGTGAAAACTGTTCTCTGCTCAGAGACAACAAGAAGAACCCGGAGTGGCTGATGGCGCTTGCTGTGGCCATGAGGCTCCGCGCTCTTCTGATGACGACGATGGCTTTGTCCGTCCCTGCACCCAACCTTGTTTCTACAGCACGTCCCCACACATTCCGCGCCCTTCCCGGTCATGCATACGACGCCTGGGGGAGGTGGCGGAACTGAGAGGAACGCACTGGCCAGGCAGTGGGTTCATCAGGGTTCGGGCGGGCGGGGCATTGGTCTGTTGCCCGTACCGCAAACTTTGCTATTCTAGCAGACTCTTCTGAGATTGCAAAATCGCGAAAGCGTTTTGTGAAGGATGCGCCCGCATCAGCGGCCGCCGTTGAGCACCAGTTTCGAGACGCTCTCAGGCACGGGGGCGTAGTGGACGAATTCCATGCTGAACGTCGCCCGACCCTGCGTCAGCGACCTCAGCCGGGTGGCATAACCGAACATCTCGGCCAGTGGCACCTTCGAACGCACGGATTGCATCGCTTTGGAGTGGATCTCAAGGCCCTCGATCTGACCCCGCCGGCTGTTGATGTCGCCGATGACATCGCCCAGTTGTTCTTCGGGCACGACGACTTCGACAGCCATGATCGGTTCGAGCAGGATCGGTTTGGCCTTGGGCACACCCTCGCGCACGGCCAACGAGCCGGCGATACGGAACGCCATTTCCGAAGAATCGACCTCATGGTACGAACCGTCATAGACGGTGGCCTTGATATCGACGATGGGATAGCCGCCCACGACGCCGCCTTCCAGCGCCTCGCGGATGCCTGCCTCGGCCGCCACCACATATTCGCGGGGGACGGCGCCGCCGACGATGGCGTTCTCGAACTGAAAGCCATCGCCCGGCGACAGAGGCTCGAAGCGCACCTTGACATGGCCGAACTGCCCACGGCCACCCGTCTGGCGGACGAAGCGGCCCTCGCATTGCACGCCCTGGGTGATGGTCTCGCGATAGGCAACCTGTGGCTTGCCCACCGTGGCGTTGACCCGGAACTCGCGCAGCATGCGGTCGGTCAGCACTTCCAGGTGCAGTTCGCCCATGCCCGAGATCAGGGTCTGGCCGGTGTTTTCGTCCACCCGCACGCGGAACGTGGGGTCTTCGTCGCTCAGGCGGCCCAAGGCTTCCGAGAGTTTATCCTGGTCGGCCTTGGTGCGTGGCTCGATGGCCACGCTGATCACCGGTTCGGGGAAGGTGATGGCTTCGAGCAGGATGGGTTTGTTGGGGTCCGAGAGCGTTTCGCCGGTGAAGGATTGGCGCAGCCCGATCAGGGCGGCAATGTCGCCAGCGCCGATTTCCTTCACTTCCTCGCGCTTTTCGGCGTAGATGCGCATGAGGCGGCCAATGCGCTCCTTGCGGTCGCGGGTGACGTTGAGCAGCATCTCGCCTGTGCGCAGGACGCCCGCATAGACGCGCACATAGGCCAGCCGGCCCACGAAGGGGTCGGCGATGATCTTGAACACCAAGGCCGTCACCGGCTGGTTGAAATCGGCCGGGCGGGTGACGGTCTGTTCCCCATCGGGTGTCAGACCGGTGATCGCCGGGCGGTCGAGCGGCGAGGGCAGATAGCTGACAACGGCATCGAGGAGAGGTTGGACGCCCTTGTTGCGCAACGATGAGCCGCACAGGACGGGCACCAGGGCGCCCTGGAGGGTGGCCTGGCGCAGGGCGGCGGTCAGTTCATCGATGGTGAGGGTTTCGCCATCCAGATATTTGATCGTCAGATCTTCGCTGGTCTCGGCGATGCGCTCGATCAGGTGGTCATGGGCCAGTTGGGCGGCGTCCAGCAGGTCGGCAGGGATGTCGACTTCTTCCGGGTTGGCGCCCAGCTCGTCGGTGTAGACGAGGCCGCGCATGGTCATCAGGTCGATAGCGCCGCGGAAGCCGCTTTCGGCGCCGATCGGGATTTGGATCGGCAAGGGATTGGCGCCCAGGCGCTCGCGGATCATCTCGACCGTGCGCCCGAAATCGGCGCCGGTGCGATCCATCTTGTTGACGAAGCAGATCCGGGGCACGCCATAGCGGTCGGCCTGGCGCCATACTGTCTCGGACTGAGGTTCGACGCCAGCAACGGCATCGAAGACCACCACGCCGCCATCCAGCACCCGCAGGCTGCGCTGCACCTCGGCCGTGAAGTCGATGTGGCCGGGGGTGTCGATCAGGTTGATCTGAAAGCCCTTCCATTCGCACGTGATGGCCGCCGACTGGATCGTGATCCCGCGCTCGCGCTCCTGCTCCATGAAATCGGTGACGGTGGTGCCTTCGTCCACGTTGCCGAGGCGATAGGTCCGGCCCGTGTAGTAGAGCACGCGCTCGGTGGTTGTGGTCTTGCCGGCATCGATATGGGCGATGATGCCAATATTGCGGATGCGGTCGAGATTGCGGTTGACGGTCATGGGGAAGGCTGCCTGCCACCGAAACACGAATTCGGCGGCGCTCAAAACAAACCTGCTAAAGCAGGCCAGAGAGGCCAGCCCGCTTTAGCAGGTTTGTCGACAAACAACCGTTGATTCGGTTCAACGGGTGCTACAAGAATCAGTATCGGTAGTGGGCGAAGGCGCGGTTGGCCTCGGCCATTTTGTGGGTCTCGTCGCGCTTGCGGATGGTGGCGCCCTGGTTGTTGGCGGCGTCCATCAGCTCAGCGGCGAGTTTCTCGGTCATCGACTTGCCGCTGCGCTTGCGGGCGTAGAGGATCAGCCAGCGGTGCGCCAGCGCCATGCGACGGTCGGCGCGGATCTCGACCGGCACCTGATAGGTGGCGCCGCCCACGCGACGGGGCTTGACTTCGATCTGGGGGGTGGCGTTGCGGACGGCTTCCTCGAAGACTTCCAGCGGGTTGCGCTTGGTCTTGGCCTCGAGGATATCGAAAGCGCCATAAAGCAGGCCCTGGGCCGTGCTTTTCTTGCCGTTCCACAT
This window contains:
- the rpsG gene encoding 30S ribosomal protein S7; this encodes MPRRFRPLRRPTDPDPKYNSDHVARFINRMMWNGKKSTAQGLLYGAFDILEAKTKRNPLEVFEEAVRNATPQIEVKPRRVGGATYQVPVEIRADRRMALAHRWLILYARKRSGKSMTEKLAAELMDAANNQGATIRKRDETHKMAEANRAFAHYRY
- the fusA gene encoding elongation factor G; this translates as MTVNRNLDRIRNIGIIAHIDAGKTTTTERVLYYTGRTYRLGNVDEGTTVTDFMEQERERGITIQSAAITCEWKGFQINLIDTPGHIDFTAEVQRSLRVLDGGVVVFDAVAGVEPQSETVWRQADRYGVPRICFVNKMDRTGADFGRTVEMIRERLGANPLPIQIPIGAESGFRGAIDLMTMRGLVYTDELGANPEEVDIPADLLDAAQLAHDHLIERIAETSEDLTIKYLDGETLTIDELTAALRQATLQGALVPVLCGSSLRNKGVQPLLDAVVSYLPSPLDRPAITGLTPDGEQTVTRPADFNQPVTALVFKIIADPFVGRLAYVRVYAGVLRTGEMLLNVTRDRKERIGRLMRIYAEKREEVKEIGAGDIAALIGLRQSFTGETLSDPNKPILLEAITFPEPVISVAIEPRTKADQDKLSEALGRLSDEDPTFRVRVDENTGQTLISGMGELHLEVLTDRMLREFRVNATVGKPQVAYRETITQGVQCEGRFVRQTGGRGQFGHVKVRFEPLSPGDGFQFENAIVGGAVPREYVVAAEAGIREALEGGVVGGYPIVDIKATVYDGSYHEVDSSEMAFRIAGSLAVREGVPKAKPILLEPIMAVEVVVPEEQLGDVIGDINSRRGQIEGLEIHSKAMQSVRSKVPLAEMFGYATRLRSLTQGRATFSMEFVHYAPVPESVSKLVLNGGR